The Triticum aestivum cultivar Chinese Spring chromosome 3A, IWGSC CS RefSeq v2.1, whole genome shotgun sequence genome includes a region encoding these proteins:
- the LOC123058627 gene encoding protein LURP-one-related 5, with product MAVVGEEYCDLKERLLTVRKTSHFSPGDGFAAYDNRTGGLAFRADTYGRGHGGGAASPGELALLGPAGEPLLTVRRRRPSLHQRWEGFLGARADGQKSLFSARRSSILGGAGRGAVVELLPSPASAAAAELRVEGSFGRRCCRVVAKGEDGEETVVAEIRRKVDEAARVVMGRDVFVLRVGPGFDAAFAMGIVLVLDQIAGDEADGGDAGQDVAVHARIW from the coding sequence ATGGCGGTGGTGGGCGAGGAGTACTGCGACCTCAAGGAGCGGCTGCTCACAGTGCGCAAGACCTCCCACTTCTCCCCCGGCGACGGCTTCGCGGCCTACGACAACCGCACCGGCGGCCTCGCCTTCCGCGCCGACACCTAcggccgcggccacggcggggGCGCCGCCTCCCCGGGCGAGCTCGCGCTGCTCGGCCCCGCCGGCGAGCCCCTCCtcaccgtgcgccgccgccgcccgtccctgCACCAGCGCTGGGAGGGCTTCCTGGGCGCCCGCGCCGACGGCCAGAAGTCCCTCTTCTCCGCCCGGAGGTCCTCCATTCTCGGCGGCGCCGGGCGCGGCGCCGTCGTCGAGCTCCTCCCTTCCcccgcctccgccgctgccgccgagcTCCGCGTCGAGGGCTCCTTCGGACGGCGCTGCTGCCGCGTGGTGGCCAAGGGCGAGGACGGGGAGGAGACGGTGGTGGCGGAGATCCGGAGGAAGGTGGACGAGGCGGCGCGGGTGGTGATGGGCAGGGACGTGTTCGTGCTGCGGGTTGGCCCCGGCTTCGACGCGGCCTTCGCCATGGGTATCGTCCTCGTGCTCGACCAGATCGCCGGGGACGAGGCCGACGGCGGCGACGCCGGACAGGATGTTGCCGTCCACGCCAGGATTTGGTGA
- the LOC123058629 gene encoding uncharacterized protein → MNTRASLASQPATIPTHLTQEEQARRHVELHAAYYRDHLLENVNEVGQMATDSMPAQGPYRKTFQKLLQQFVAKKFRCGRGDDVATGAYMPVARSARPSAAPSSRPSEARTSHEQWGEGPSTRTTLPRHDSSLPLHRSSSMQLRQGQTSQDHGTGLDSMPEQFLSPNPYAYTGYDAYTQGHT, encoded by the exons ATGAACACACGTGCTAGCCTGGCCAGTCAGCCAGCTACTATACCAACACATCTCACACAAGAGGAGCAGGCGCGGAGACATGTTGAGCTGCATGCAGCTTACTATCGTGACCACCTG CTTGAAAATGTCAACGAAGTAGGGCAGATGGCTACGGATAGCATGCCGGCCCAGGGCCCATATCGCAAGACATTCCAGAAACTTTTGCAACAATTCGTGGCAAAGAAGTTCAGATGCGGTAGAGGCGACGACGTTGCCACTGGAGCATACATGCCGGTAGCGAGGTCAGCCAGACCGAGTGCGGCACCGTCGTCCAGACCGAGCGAGGCGCGTACGAGCCATGAGCAATGGGGGGAGGGTCCGAGTACTAGAACGACATTGCCACGACATGACTCATCTCTACCACTGCATCGCTCTTCTTCGATGCAGCTTCGTCAGGGGCAGACATCTCAGGACCATGGCACGGGCTTGGATTCGATGCCCGAGCAGTTTCTTTCCCCTAACCCATATGCGTACACAGGATATGATGCATACACCCAAG GACACACCTGA
- the LOC123058630 gene encoding stress response protein NST1-like yields MSLPCSDQSIRPRKMKNASLPPGVAVLRCWCGDLCKVKEVTDFSDWLGMKFFMCANYEEDPAVALSEYDKPPSPPPLCMYYRWIDTEKPAWAVTEIRERSRRAWNTLFAEERREKAEAEEKAEQERELKEYYAEQHRFFQEMEKKTGKRLVAWRSRNDSERRLVRLRGRERKKGLARPRQQKKLAMEKENIHAGLSRFL; encoded by the exons ATGAGTTTGCCTTGTTCAGATCAAAGCATTAGGCCGAGGAAAATGAAGAATGCAAGTTTGCCTCCTGGGGTGGCAGTCCTGCGGTGTTGGTGTGGCGatctttgcaaggtgaaggaggtgacggatttttctgattggttgggcatgaagtttttcatgtgcgccaattatgaggaagatcctgccgtagctctttcagagtacgacaagcctccg TCTCCTCCGCCTCTGTGCATGTACTATCGTTGGATTGACACGGAGAAGCCGGCTTGGGCAGTGACTGAGATTCGTGAAAGAAGTCGCCGTGCGTGGAATACTTTATTTGCGGAAGAGCGACGCGAGAAggcggaagctgaggagaaagcagagcaagagagagagttAAAAGAATACTATGCGGAGCAACACCGTTTTTTTCAGGAAATGGAAAAAAAAACAGGGAAGAGGCTCGTCGCATGGAGGAGCAGGAACGACAGCGAAAGGAGGCTCGTGAGGCTGAGaggcagagaaagaaagaaagggctcgcgaggccaaggcagcagaagaagctggcgatggaaaaggaaaatatccacgCTGGACTCAGTAGATTCTTGTGA